A genomic window from Candidatus Sulfotelmatobacter sp. includes:
- a CDS encoding DoxX family protein, giving the protein MFPQLARFTDLGLLLLRLMVGLVFASSGYSHLKDPEARAKSIGMSKGFTIFLGIAEVAGALGVAAGVLTQLAAAGLILIMLGAIQKKIFAWHTGFWGEKSSGWHYDLIFVLINLLIAFTNGGAYVLLK; this is encoded by the coding sequence ATGTTTCCCCAACTCGCCCGCTTCACCGATCTCGGCCTTCTTCTCCTTCGCCTCATGGTTGGCCTGGTGTTCGCCAGCAGCGGCTATAGCCACCTCAAAGATCCCGAAGCCCGCGCCAAGAGCATTGGGATGTCGAAAGGCTTCACCATCTTCCTCGGGATCGCCGAGGTCGCAGGAGCCCTCGGCGTGGCCGCCGGCGTCCTGACGCAACTCGCAGCCGCCGGCCTGATCCTGATTATGCTGGGAGCCATCCAGAAGAAAATTTTCGCCTGGCACACCGGATTCTGGGGAGAAAAGTCCTCCGGCTGGCACTATGATCTAATCTTCGTACTTATAAATTTGCTCATCGCTTTCACCAACGGCGGCGCCTACGTCCTGCTGAAGTAA